A genomic segment from Flammeovirga pectinis encodes:
- a CDS encoding TonB-dependent receptor, translating into MLTKQFSFVAVLMCLLTGSTFAQSIIKGTLLDASTEEAIIGANVSIEGTTTGAITDFDGNFSFESKETGNKVVQISFVGMKSIKKNVTLDGTTINLGEVSMQSDAIGLQEVEVMASIAVDRKTPVAAATISAEDIETKVGNQEFPQVLKSTPGIYVSGAGGGFGDSRISLRGFDSENVAVMINGVPVNDMENGKVYWSNWAGLNDVTKTMQVQRGLGASKLAVPSVGGTINIITKATDAEKGGNVYMGVGNDGYLKTGLSLSTGLMDNGWAVSTSLSKTTGNGYVDGTSFEGYSYFLNIAKQINDKHTLSFTTFGAPQTHGQRRTYLQQEDYDKYGKRYNADWGYKNGQEFNSNENFYHKPQMSLNWYWTISDRTDLATTAYVSVGKGGGTGLTSNAAYSDRLNVNDHRTYEGIIDYDSFIGANQQQFDASNGDNSSVYYASNNNHLWTGAVSTLTHKINDAWTITGGLDLRYYKGEHYQTVDDLMGNPYYVDNSNKSVGSQQLGVGDKMGYYNDGIVQWQGLFGQIEYSKNDLTWFLSAAGSHQAYKRIDYFNYSDGPNETDWQSFFGGSAKTGANYNIDEHHNVYANAGYISRQPFMNAVFLNYKNDINTQATNEKIASGEIGYGYRTRGFKVNVNGYYTFWQDKAFTKTVFDEDGQSYSANLLGVDALHKGVEVDFTWQPTRKLTITGMASVGDWKWLNNLENVVIYDDQQRPVDEVNVYMKGAEVGNTAQTTAALGISYEVLPKLRLMGDWNYYGQLYADYDVTRLDDPAYNNTSMYQLPNYNLFDVGASYAFGMGGFDGLVNFKVNNVFDTDYAVQGQQGGLNETGQTTLNGYYMGVGRTYSVGLKMSF; encoded by the coding sequence ATGCTTACAAAACAATTTTCATTCGTAGCGGTACTTATGTGCCTTCTAACGGGATCAACTTTTGCACAATCAATTATCAAAGGTACCTTGTTAGATGCTTCTACTGAAGAGGCTATTATTGGAGCCAATGTTTCTATTGAAGGAACAACTACTGGTGCAATAACAGACTTTGATGGAAACTTCTCTTTTGAGTCCAAGGAAACTGGAAACAAAGTAGTTCAGATCTCATTCGTTGGAATGAAATCAATTAAAAAAAATGTCACGCTAGATGGTACTACTATTAATTTAGGCGAAGTATCTATGCAGTCTGACGCTATTGGTTTACAAGAAGTAGAAGTTATGGCTTCTATTGCTGTTGACCGTAAAACTCCTGTTGCTGCTGCAACAATTTCAGCAGAAGACATTGAAACTAAAGTAGGTAACCAAGAGTTTCCTCAAGTATTAAAGTCTACGCCTGGTATTTATGTATCTGGTGCTGGTGGTGGATTTGGCGATTCTCGTATCTCTTTACGTGGTTTCGACTCTGAAAATGTAGCCGTTATGATTAACGGTGTACCAGTAAACGACATGGAGAATGGTAAGGTCTACTGGTCTAACTGGGCAGGTTTAAATGATGTTACCAAAACAATGCAAGTACAAAGAGGTCTTGGTGCTTCTAAGTTAGCTGTACCTTCTGTTGGTGGTACTATTAACATTATTACTAAGGCAACTGATGCAGAAAAAGGCGGTAATGTATATATGGGTGTGGGTAACGATGGTTACTTAAAAACTGGACTTAGCTTATCTACAGGTTTAATGGATAATGGCTGGGCAGTCTCTACCTCTTTATCTAAAACAACGGGTAATGGTTATGTAGACGGAACATCTTTTGAAGGATATTCTTACTTCCTTAACATTGCAAAACAGATAAATGATAAGCATACTTTATCATTTACAACTTTTGGAGCTCCACAAACACACGGGCAACGTAGAACATACCTTCAGCAAGAAGATTACGATAAATACGGTAAAAGATATAACGCAGATTGGGGTTATAAAAATGGACAAGAATTTAACTCAAACGAGAACTTCTACCATAAGCCTCAAATGTCGCTTAACTGGTACTGGACAATTAGCGATAGAACAGATTTAGCAACTACTGCTTATGTATCTGTCGGTAAAGGTGGCGGTACAGGTCTTACATCAAACGCTGCGTATAGCGATCGTTTAAATGTAAATGACCACAGAACTTATGAAGGCATCATTGATTATGATAGCTTTATTGGTGCAAACCAACAACAGTTTGATGCAAGTAACGGAGATAACTCTAGTGTGTATTATGCCTCTAACAACAACCACTTATGGACTGGTGCGGTATCTACATTAACACATAAAATTAACGATGCTTGGACAATAACAGGTGGTCTTGATTTACGTTATTACAAAGGGGAGCATTACCAAACGGTGGATGACTTAATGGGTAACCCTTATTATGTAGATAACTCTAACAAATCTGTAGGTTCACAACAATTAGGTGTGGGTGACAAGATGGGTTACTATAACGATGGTATTGTACAATGGCAAGGTTTGTTCGGTCAGATTGAATACTCTAAAAACGATTTGACATGGTTCTTATCTGCTGCAGGTTCTCATCAGGCATACAAACGTATTGATTACTTTAACTATAGCGATGGTCCTAACGAAACAGATTGGCAAAGCTTCTTTGGTGGTTCTGCAAAAACAGGTGCCAATTACAATATAGATGAACACCATAATGTATATGCAAATGCAGGGTACATTTCTCGTCAGCCATTTATGAATGCTGTTTTCCTTAACTATAAAAATGATATCAATACACAAGCAACAAATGAAAAAATTGCTTCTGGTGAAATTGGATATGGTTACAGAACAAGAGGATTTAAAGTTAACGTAAACGGATATTACACATTCTGGCAAGACAAAGCATTCACAAAAACAGTTTTTGATGAAGATGGACAATCTTACTCAGCAAACTTATTAGGTGTAGATGCATTGCACAAAGGTGTAGAAGTTGATTTTACTTGGCAACCAACAAGAAAATTAACAATCACAGGTATGGCTTCTGTGGGTGACTGGAAATGGTTAAATAACTTAGAGAATGTAGTTATTTACGATGATCAACAAAGACCTGTAGATGAAGTTAATGTTTATATGAAAGGTGCTGAAGTTGGTAACACTGCTCAAACTACAGCTGCTCTAGGCATTAGTTATGAAGTTTTACCTAAATTAAGATTAATGGGTGATTGGAATTACTATGGTCAGCTTTATGCAGATTATGATGTAACAAGATTAGACGATCCTGCTTACAATAATACTAGCATGTACCAATTACCAAACTACAACTTATTTGATGTAGGCGCTTCTTATGCATTTGGAATGGGTGGATTTGATGGTTTAGTTAACTTCAAAGTAAATAATGTATTTGATACTGATTACGCTGTTCAAGGTCAGCAAGGTGGTTTAAACGAAACTGGTCAAACTACACTTAATGGTTACTACATGGGTGTTGGTAGAACATATTCTGTCGGATTAAAAATGAGCTTCTAG
- a CDS encoding helix-turn-helix domain-containing protein: MKTKLEQYNSSNINDFLKTLGLEDTNNPLFYISSFEGVNISEVPAMSYKHDYFEINLCIGLDAKISIDDYEINPIDFNLNFISSGQKATWEVKQSDATYMSYIVLFSPEFLPFTKNIFDVFENFPFFNHFTIPGYKLDRGQINKFIYYFDLMIFHYKDLTKDNLEIIRAYLTLLLFKMKEELVFVNEVNSIKTKKEEITLKFENLIKSTSEKFHPIKFYADKLEISTVYLSECVKTVTNLTAKQILDDYIMIEAKSLVAQSNLNSSQIASRLGFIDDSNFIKYFKSKTGFTPMKYKKELLNK, encoded by the coding sequence ATGAAAACAAAGTTAGAGCAATACAATTCAAGTAACATTAATGATTTTCTTAAAACATTAGGTTTAGAAGATACCAATAACCCATTATTCTATATTTCTAGTTTTGAAGGCGTGAATATTTCTGAAGTACCTGCAATGTCTTATAAGCATGATTATTTTGAAATTAATTTATGTATTGGCTTAGATGCGAAAATTAGTATCGACGATTATGAAATAAATCCAATTGATTTTAATTTGAATTTTATCTCTTCTGGTCAGAAAGCTACTTGGGAAGTAAAGCAATCAGATGCTACTTATATGAGTTACATCGTTCTTTTCTCTCCAGAATTTTTGCCATTTACTAAAAACATATTTGATGTATTTGAGAACTTTCCATTTTTTAATCACTTCACTATTCCGGGATATAAATTAGATAGAGGACAAATCAATAAGTTTATTTATTATTTTGATTTAATGATCTTTCATTACAAAGATCTAACAAAGGATAATCTCGAAATCATTAGGGCCTATCTTACATTATTGCTATTTAAAATGAAAGAAGAATTGGTTTTTGTAAATGAAGTAAACTCTATAAAAACTAAGAAAGAGGAGATAACTTTAAAGTTTGAAAATCTGATTAAATCAACATCAGAAAAATTTCATCCAATAAAATTTTATGCAGATAAATTAGAGATAAGTACTGTCTATTTATCTGAGTGCGTAAAAACAGTGACAAATTTAACCGCAAAACAAATTCTTGATGATTACATAATGATTGAAGCAAAATCATTAGTAGCACAATCTAATTTAAATTCTTCACAGATAGCGTCTAGGTTAGGCTTTATAGATGATTCTAATTTTATTAAATACTTTAAAAGTAAAACAGGGTTTACTCCAATGAAATATAAAAAGGAGTTACTTAACAAGTAG
- a CDS encoding T9SS type A sorting domain-containing protein, producing the protein MKKYILLIFAPFLIASCTTLDSEPLAFKASEINYTENAFFVDENTIYIDDINGGEYEYYNNSDDILEISFDSLTVSDAKITFMGTGPINLYINGDVIFIKTEFIRNNKNYRVIVKPNSSLILNDNDPLITTENEQEYSEEDLPVELISFDSKLVNNQVVLDWSTATEINSDNFEIQRSIDTRNWAVIGNVKAAGNSSTKLDYQFIDTNLPVASVVYYRLVETDLDGLSQTFGPNAIYLEQTQNTVSIYPNPVNYGENIHVVSTYNNMDIRIFDASGRTYAEFETEYNHIELPMIYGQGVLFIEVKSGAATTTEKVIVR; encoded by the coding sequence ATGAAAAAATATATACTTCTAATTTTTGCACCTTTTCTTATTGCATCATGCACTACTTTAGATAGTGAGCCTCTTGCTTTTAAAGCAAGTGAAATTAATTATACTGAGAATGCTTTTTTTGTAGATGAAAATACTATTTACATAGATGATATAAATGGAGGAGAATATGAGTATTATAATAATAGTGATGACATATTAGAAATATCATTTGATAGTTTGACAGTTTCTGATGCAAAAATAACTTTTATGGGAACAGGACCCATAAATTTATATATTAATGGAGATGTTATTTTTATTAAAACGGAATTTATTAGAAATAATAAGAATTATCGAGTTATTGTAAAGCCTAATTCTTCACTTATATTAAATGATAATGACCCTTTAATTACGACTGAAAATGAACAAGAATATAGCGAAGAAGACTTACCTGTCGAATTAATATCTTTTGATAGTAAATTAGTAAATAACCAGGTAGTGTTAGATTGGAGTACAGCAACGGAAATTAATTCTGATAACTTTGAAATTCAACGCTCAATTGACACAAGAAATTGGGCAGTAATTGGTAATGTTAAAGCAGCTGGTAACTCAAGCACAAAATTAGATTATCAATTTATAGATACAAATTTACCTGTAGCATCTGTAGTCTATTATCGTTTAGTAGAAACTGATTTAGACGGTTTATCTCAAACGTTTGGTCCTAATGCTATTTATTTAGAGCAAACTCAAAATACAGTTAGTATTTATCCAAACCCCGTCAATTATGGCGAGAATATTCATGTAGTATCAACTTATAATAATATGGACATTAGAATATTTGATGCCTCTGGTAGAACGTATGCTGAATTTGAAACAGAATACAATCATATAGAGTTACCAATGATATACGGACAAGGAGTATTATTTATTGAAGTGAAAAGTGGGGCTGCAACTACTACAGAAAAAGTAATTGTAAGATAA
- a CDS encoding Lrp/AsnC family transcriptional regulator, which produces MKDELDSKDIQILNLLLNNARLSNKEIAAKIEIAQSSTHDRIKKLTQKGYLKGAIAQIDHKMLGLNIEVILEIKLNKQHRSIIEDFRLQVSQLTGVLQLFHMAGDNDFILHVAVKDSDELRSFILDKLSTLEYIHSTQTTMVLQNEKVNNIL; this is translated from the coding sequence ATGAAGGATGAACTAGACTCGAAAGATATTCAGATTTTAAACTTATTACTGAATAATGCTCGGCTATCAAATAAAGAAATTGCTGCAAAAATTGAGATTGCTCAATCTAGTACTCATGATAGAATAAAGAAATTAACACAAAAAGGATACTTAAAGGGTGCAATTGCTCAGATTGACCACAAAATGCTTGGCCTTAACATCGAAGTCATATTAGAAATAAAACTAAATAAACAACATCGTTCAATAATTGAAGATTTCAGATTACAGGTTTCTCAATTGACAGGCGTCCTTCAATTATTTCATATGGCAGGTGATAATGATTTTATTCTACATGTTGCTGTAAAAGACTCAGATGAATTAAGAAGCTTTATTCTTGATAAATTATCTACTCTAGAGTATATACATAGTACCCAAACAACAATGGTTTTACAAAATGAAAAGGTAAATAATATCTTATAA
- a CDS encoding YitT family protein: protein MSNSINFIKQFKSYYIIALGLFLNALGWTGFLIPSEIVGGGVSGVGTIIYFMTGFKVGYSVFIINAFLIIIAMRVLGFGFGVKTIFATFVLSFFLWLLQSIITAPLVTDRFMCAIIGGLMAGTSAGLILQQGGSTGGTDIVAMLINKYKNYSPGQLILTLDVMVILSSYLLTNSIEQVVYGCVAMGVSAYCVDKVIEGSKQSVQIFIFSKEFDKIRNKLILNFDQGMTELQSKDSLSQKNMETLMLLVKKKDTQSILKTVITIDPKASISVGSVIGV, encoded by the coding sequence ATGTCAAATAGTATAAATTTCATTAAACAATTTAAGTCTTATTACATAATTGCACTTGGACTTTTCTTAAATGCCTTAGGTTGGACTGGATTTTTAATACCCTCCGAAATTGTTGGTGGTGGAGTAAGCGGAGTAGGAACTATTATTTACTTTATGACAGGTTTTAAAGTAGGGTACTCTGTTTTTATTATAAATGCGTTTTTAATAATCATTGCTATGAGAGTCCTAGGCTTTGGCTTTGGGGTAAAAACTATATTTGCCACATTTGTGCTATCTTTCTTTTTATGGTTACTACAATCAATTATAACTGCACCTTTGGTAACTGATAGGTTTATGTGTGCAATAATTGGAGGATTGATGGCGGGTACAAGTGCAGGCCTTATTTTACAACAAGGTGGAAGTACAGGAGGTACAGATATAGTTGCCATGCTTATTAATAAATATAAAAATTATAGTCCCGGTCAGCTTATTCTAACATTAGATGTAATGGTTATCTTATCTTCATACCTTTTAACTAACTCTATTGAGCAAGTTGTTTATGGCTGTGTTGCAATGGGTGTAAGTGCATATTGTGTTGATAAAGTAATTGAGGGGAGTAAGCAGTCTGTTCAAATATTTATTTTCTCTAAGGAGTTTGATAAGATAAGAAACAAACTTATTCTAAATTTTGACCAAGGAATGACAGAACTTCAATCTAAAGATAGTTTATCACAAAAAAATATGGAAACCTTAATGCTATTAGTAAAGAAAAAGGATACCCAATCAATTCTTAAAACGGTGATAACTATAGACCCAAAAGCATCAATTTCAGTAGGGTCGGTAATAGGAGTTTAA
- a CDS encoding T9SS type A sorting domain-containing protein: protein MKAYFTLLLFFISTYFCLAADITWVGADGVDGDWNTASNWDGGVPNSTDNITIDCNCTINVTADLTINSYLKVKSGTTITMNGNKLLITSEGTEFRNGGVITGIGEFKSDVSNIDIYNFGEISATRIHGGKDQTSIITNWPAGVIKVSGEFHLDGLLRNYGLVEVDTKMKIHGGYVKGGGTIQTETFDMSDEDSRGATLANQVITTSDGCSGSSVTFNGESFEDFNNSLPAGVTVNQDNVYVCGFNNNDVALPIELHSFSVRKNDGQVIIEWVTASEENNSHFIMERSSEGHFWNKIARVEGAGNSNVNLKYSIIDEKPLKGVSYYRLLQVDFDRNFEYFSAVTVTRETTNTLVLKAYPVPADNSIQLHSSEIDFTKNIFQVFSATGHDVTDLVTPSSKENSEITLNISSLKQGVYIFKTRTQMVRFHKM, encoded by the coding sequence ATGAAAGCTTATTTTACTTTATTGCTGTTCTTTATTTCTACATATTTTTGTCTTGCTGCTGATATAACCTGGGTAGGTGCTGATGGTGTTGATGGAGATTGGAATACAGCATCGAATTGGGATGGAGGTGTACCCAATAGTACTGATAATATTACTATTGATTGTAATTGTACAATTAATGTTACTGCAGATCTGACAATAAATAGTTATTTAAAAGTCAAATCGGGTACGACAATTACTATGAATGGTAATAAATTGTTGATTACTAGTGAAGGAACTGAATTTAGAAATGGGGGAGTAATTACTGGAATTGGAGAATTTAAATCTGATGTGTCGAATATTGATATCTACAATTTTGGTGAAATTTCTGCAACAAGAATTCATGGAGGTAAAGACCAAACGAGTATAATTACCAATTGGCCTGCAGGTGTGATTAAAGTTTCGGGAGAATTTCATTTAGATGGTTTATTAAGAAATTATGGTTTGGTAGAAGTAGATACAAAAATGAAAATTCATGGAGGTTATGTGAAAGGTGGAGGAACAATTCAAACAGAAACTTTTGATATGTCTGATGAAGATAGTAGAGGAGCTACTTTAGCAAACCAAGTAATTACTACTAGTGATGGATGTTCTGGTTCTAGTGTAACTTTTAATGGAGAAAGTTTCGAAGATTTTAATAATTCACTTCCCGCAGGAGTAACCGTAAATCAGGATAATGTATATGTGTGCGGTTTTAATAATAATGATGTTGCACTCCCAATAGAACTCCATTCTTTTTCTGTTAGAAAAAATGACGGCCAAGTTATTATTGAATGGGTAACAGCATCAGAAGAAAACAATTCTCACTTTATTATGGAAAGGTCTTCGGAGGGACATTTTTGGAATAAAATTGCTAGAGTAGAAGGAGCAGGAAATTCTAATGTAAATCTTAAGTATTCTATCATTGATGAAAAGCCATTAAAAGGAGTAAGCTATTACCGTTTATTACAAGTAGATTTTGATAGAAATTTCGAATATTTTTCTGCAGTGACAGTTACTAGAGAAACAACAAACACACTTGTATTAAAAGCGTACCCTGTACCTGCAGATAACAGTATACAATTACATTCTTCGGAAATTGATTTCACAAAAAATATATTTCAAGTTTTTAGTGCAACAGGGCATGATGTTACAGACTTAGTAACTCCCTCTAGTAAAGAAAATAGTGAGATTACTTTAAATATATCTTCGTTAAAACAAGGTGTTTATATTTTTAAGACACGAACTCAAATGGTGCGTTTTCATAAAATGTAA
- a CDS encoding M1 family metallopeptidase produces the protein MFKPLFILFLSVLSFNSFGQLLQGDKAIFTEQDTLRGSITPEREWWDLKYYHLSIEVLPESKSILGTNKVEYTVLSPFQVMQIDLQKPMEITKVLQEDKELKFFRNGNAFFITLEKQQNIGDINNVVIYYNGQPREAVNAPWDGGFTWNKDTNGNDFIATSCQGLGASVWWPVKDHMYDEPDSMRISVEVSNLLMDVSNGQLIKVEKNRRKKTKTYHWFVDNPINNYGVNVNIGDYAHFSDKYDGEKGELSLDYYVLKPNLEKAKKQFQQTKQMLEAFEHWFGPYPFYEDGFKLVEVPYLGMEHQSSVTYGNQFQNGYLGRDLSGTGWGLKFDFIIVHEAGHEWFANNITDKDIADMWIHESFTSYSECLFVEYFYGKEAGQEYVRGTRASIQNDKPIIGIYGVNAEGSGDMYYKGSNMLNMIRQITNDDEKWLATLRGLNKDFYHQTVETKQIENYLSNHLEFDAKPIFDQYLRTNQIPILEYRIYENRLSYRFTSALPTFKMSVDILLGEKKERIEVTTNWKSIDIQEEVKDIKINPNYYMGLMKMQ, from the coding sequence ATGTTTAAACCACTATTTATTCTTTTCTTATCCGTATTGTCTTTCAATTCTTTTGGACAATTATTACAAGGTGATAAAGCAATTTTTACTGAACAAGATACTTTAAGAGGTTCTATTACTCCAGAAAGAGAGTGGTGGGATTTAAAGTATTACCATTTATCTATTGAGGTTCTTCCTGAATCAAAAAGTATACTAGGTACAAATAAGGTAGAATATACTGTGTTATCTCCATTTCAAGTGATGCAAATTGATTTACAAAAACCAATGGAAATCACTAAAGTATTGCAAGAGGATAAAGAACTAAAGTTTTTTAGAAATGGTAATGCTTTTTTCATCACTTTAGAAAAACAACAAAATATAGGAGATATAAACAATGTCGTTATTTATTATAATGGTCAGCCAAGAGAAGCCGTTAATGCACCTTGGGATGGTGGTTTTACATGGAATAAAGATACAAATGGGAATGATTTTATAGCTACATCTTGTCAAGGTTTAGGAGCAAGTGTTTGGTGGCCAGTAAAAGACCATATGTATGATGAACCAGACTCTATGAGAATTTCTGTAGAAGTATCAAATTTATTGATGGACGTTTCTAATGGTCAGTTAATCAAAGTTGAAAAAAATAGAAGAAAAAAAACAAAGACCTATCATTGGTTTGTTGATAATCCTATCAATAATTATGGTGTAAATGTAAACATAGGAGACTATGCTCATTTTTCTGATAAATATGATGGAGAAAAAGGAGAACTCTCACTAGATTATTATGTTTTAAAACCAAACTTAGAGAAAGCTAAAAAGCAGTTTCAGCAAACTAAGCAAATGTTAGAAGCTTTTGAACATTGGTTTGGTCCATACCCTTTTTACGAAGATGGTTTTAAGTTAGTAGAAGTACCTTATTTAGGAATGGAACATCAGAGTTCTGTTACCTACGGGAATCAATTTCAAAATGGTTACTTAGGCAGAGATTTAAGTGGTACAGGATGGGGACTTAAATTCGACTTTATTATTGTACATGAGGCAGGGCATGAGTGGTTTGCAAACAATATTACAGATAAAGATATTGCAGATATGTGGATTCATGAAAGTTTTACATCTTATTCTGAATGTCTATTTGTAGAGTATTTTTATGGTAAAGAAGCCGGGCAAGAGTATGTAAGAGGTACGCGTGCAAGTATTCAAAATGATAAGCCAATTATTGGGATATACGGTGTAAATGCTGAAGGTTCTGGAGATATGTATTATAAAGGGTCTAATATGCTTAACATGATTAGACAAATTACCAATGATGATGAAAAATGGTTAGCTACTTTGAGAGGGCTTAATAAAGATTTTTATCACCAAACAGTTGAGACTAAACAGATAGAAAATTATTTAAGCAATCATTTAGAATTTGATGCAAAACCTATTTTTGATCAGTATTTAAGGACTAATCAAATACCAATTTTAGAATATAGAATTTATGAAAACAGGTTGTCGTATCGCTTTACTAGTGCACTGCCTACTTTTAAAATGTCTGTAGATATACTGTTAGGAGAGAAGAAAGAAAGAATTGAGGTAACTACTAATTGGAAATCAATAGATATTCAAGAAGAAGTTAAAGACATAAAAATTAACCCTAATTATTATATGGGGTTGATGAAAATGCAATAA
- a CDS encoding 3'(2'),5'-bisphosphate nucleotidase CysQ family protein: protein MNIDLINLCYSIKECTKKAATLIQEYPKELLSVENKEAGDNLASQVVTEVDRLSQALLLDELKGVILKYDLGVLTEESIDDKSRFKKDYFLCIDPIDGTLPFIEQTSGYSISIALVDKKGTALIGVIYDLVENNLYHSIKNEGVFKNDIPFKINRNKHFTLVFDRSFLKHPRFENIKSAFIKKYGDNIKVIAHGGAVMNAIWVLENAPACYFKFPKKVNGGGSIWDYAASSCLFNTLNLVTTDSFGEPIQLNQENTFMNAKGIHYSTESDTLELTKKFI, encoded by the coding sequence ATGAACATAGATTTGATCAATTTGTGTTACTCTATAAAGGAGTGCACAAAAAAGGCGGCAACGTTAATACAAGAGTATCCTAAGGAGTTACTTTCTGTAGAAAATAAAGAAGCTGGAGATAATTTAGCTTCTCAAGTTGTTACAGAGGTAGACAGGTTAAGCCAAGCACTACTACTTGATGAATTAAAAGGAGTAATTCTAAAATATGATTTGGGAGTACTCACAGAAGAAAGTATAGATGATAAAAGCAGGTTTAAGAAAGATTATTTTTTGTGTATTGATCCAATAGATGGTACACTTCCGTTTATTGAGCAAACTTCTGGTTACAGTATTTCTATTGCTTTAGTTGATAAGAAAGGGACAGCACTCATTGGAGTAATTTATGATCTGGTAGAGAATAATCTTTATCATTCCATTAAAAATGAGGGTGTTTTTAAGAATGATATTCCTTTCAAAATCAATAGAAACAAGCATTTTACTTTAGTATTTGATAGAAGTTTTCTGAAACATCCTCGATTTGAGAACATCAAAAGTGCTTTTATAAAAAAATATGGTGATAACATAAAAGTGATTGCTCATGGTGGAGCTGTAATGAATGCCATTTGGGTTTTGGAAAATGCTCCTGCCTGTTATTTCAAATTTCCAAAAAAAGTAAATGGAGGTGGAAGTATTTGGGATTACGCTGCTTCTAGTTGTTTATTTAACACGCTTAATTTAGTAACAACAGATAGTTTTGGCGAGCCAATTCAACTTAATCAAGAGAATACATTTATGAATGCAAAAGGAATTCATTACTCTACTGAATCAGATACTTTAGAATTGACAAAAAAATTTATTTAA
- a CDS encoding dimethylarginine dimethylaminohydrolase family protein: MSVKEIMVNHEWGALKEVIVGSAYFYIPGEFPEYMRPWLSDLAVERFTKTCGGSIEEKLPELWKEQVDQIQTAIDLLEERGIKVHQCEKPNEEELTFFGEGEFLRLSMYPRDEIVVIGNNYIETSLQNQGRRSTKWAIRRTLNDRLENSDAQIVAMPEPFPYSGGSYLESGDVFLLGKDILVGHSGNGSNAAGIAWLKRYLGDEYRIHEVKLSSNFLHLDCVLCTPREGLAIICKEAFVDGIPPLLEDWKLIEVSVEDAETKQACNNLVIDEKTIMVPSELPELIKDLEDAGQEVIATPFSSMIWQGGSFRCWHHPLVRESAI, translated from the coding sequence ATGTCAGTAAAAGAAATAATGGTCAATCACGAATGGGGTGCTTTAAAAGAAGTAATTGTAGGTAGTGCATACTTTTATATTCCTGGTGAATTTCCTGAATATATGAGACCTTGGTTAAGTGATTTAGCTGTAGAAAGATTTACTAAAACGTGTGGAGGTAGTATTGAAGAAAAACTTCCTGAATTATGGAAAGAACAAGTAGATCAGATTCAAACGGCAATTGATCTTTTAGAAGAAAGAGGCATTAAAGTGCATCAATGTGAAAAACCAAATGAAGAAGAACTAACATTCTTTGGGGAAGGTGAATTTCTTCGTTTATCGATGTACCCTAGAGATGAGATTGTTGTTATTGGTAATAACTACATAGAAACGAGTTTACAAAACCAAGGTAGACGTAGTACTAAATGGGCAATTAGACGTACGCTTAATGATCGTCTTGAAAATAGCGATGCACAAATTGTTGCTATGCCAGAACCGTTCCCGTATAGTGGTGGATCGTACCTTGAATCTGGTGATGTTTTTCTTTTAGGTAAGGATATACTTGTTGGACATTCTGGTAATGGTAGTAATGCTGCTGGTATTGCTTGGTTAAAAAGATATTTAGGTGATGAATACAGAATTCATGAAGTTAAACTTTCTAGTAATTTCTTGCACTTAGACTGTGTTTTATGTACACCAAGAGAAGGGCTGGCTATTATCTGTAAAGAAGCATTTGTTGATGGTATACCTCCGTTATTAGAAGATTGGAAACTAATTGAAGTTTCTGTGGAAGATGCTGAAACAAAACAAGCGTGTAATAACCTTGTAATTGATGAAAAAACTATCATGGTTCCTTCTGAATTACCTGAATTAATTAAAGATTTAGAAGATGCTGGACAAGAAGTAATTGCTACTCCTTTTAGCTCTATGATATGGCAAGGCGGTTCTTTCCGTTGTTGGCACCACCCTCTTGTAAGAGAGAGTGCTATATAA